Proteins encoded together in one Planctopirus ephydatiae window:
- a CDS encoding Gfo/Idh/MocA family oxidoreductase, with product MTSRPRRGTISVALVGIGELWENRVKPAIQEFRDRVKIAGVFDEVRSRSLAVASEFKADCLPSITALSERPDIDGVIICDAGWMKSSIIELLTMRRKDCLIFDWERLSEAELQRIAELADDVGTTLMVDFEARFQPVLRRLRELSATELGPARHIEIFLPALSSHLEARHQYLAERELIEWLDASQVLFGRTPHALVARPETSILRKSPSAESQLFSEAISSQKALWWPWWGREGSHLSAMFRPAAPSSKRVRDAVEDAGKTTSPLSLTFQREIVTPTGELSCDEKRRPEIRARLTFANGSSQFSSTTELTWTPQDGVVNCEDLSGERPAHVLMLDQFIRRSIGGLLPVPELSQILRFRQLLRNLSWEPQELPNH from the coding sequence ATGACGTCCAGGCCTCGTCGAGGAACGATCTCAGTGGCCCTCGTCGGGATCGGTGAACTCTGGGAAAACCGAGTGAAACCAGCGATCCAGGAATTTCGGGATCGTGTGAAAATTGCCGGCGTTTTTGATGAAGTGCGCTCGAGGTCTCTCGCAGTTGCCTCGGAATTCAAAGCCGATTGTCTTCCCTCCATCACTGCTCTCTCAGAGCGACCAGACATCGATGGCGTGATTATCTGTGATGCTGGCTGGATGAAATCCAGCATCATTGAATTGCTGACCATGCGGAGAAAAGATTGCCTTATCTTTGACTGGGAACGGTTAAGTGAGGCCGAACTTCAGCGAATCGCAGAACTGGCCGACGATGTTGGCACCACTTTGATGGTCGATTTTGAAGCCCGTTTTCAGCCAGTTCTCCGCCGTTTAAGAGAGCTTTCAGCGACCGAACTGGGGCCCGCCCGGCACATCGAGATCTTTCTCCCCGCACTTTCATCACATCTTGAGGCTCGGCATCAATATCTGGCTGAACGCGAATTGATCGAATGGCTCGATGCTTCGCAGGTGCTGTTTGGCAGAACGCCCCACGCACTTGTGGCCAGACCCGAGACTTCCATCTTGCGGAAAAGTCCATCCGCTGAATCACAACTCTTTAGTGAAGCGATCTCTTCGCAAAAAGCCCTCTGGTGGCCCTGGTGGGGCAGGGAAGGCAGTCATTTATCAGCGATGTTTCGGCCTGCAGCGCCATCATCGAAACGAGTCAGGGATGCTGTTGAGGATGCTGGAAAAACGACATCGCCTTTGAGCCTGACGTTTCAGAGAGAGATTGTAACACCAACTGGCGAATTATCTTGTGACGAAAAAAGACGGCCTGAGATTCGAGCTCGGCTCACATTTGCCAATGGCTCTTCTCAATTCTCCTCAACGACAGAATTAACCTGGACTCCGCAGGATGGAGTTGTGAATTGTGAGGATCTGAGTGGCGAACGCCCGGCACATGTCCTGATGCTTGATCAGTTTATCCGCAGATCAATCGGGGGGTTGCTCCCCGTCCCGGAGTTAAGCCAGATCCTGCGTTTCCGGCAACTTCTCAGAAATCTCTCCTGGGAACCCCAAGAACTCCCGAACCACTGA
- a CDS encoding methyl-accepting chemotaxis protein, whose amino-acid sequence MYTSLASSTQFQTTTLEDLSSDSPANEISSPSRIAELAQEILGHLGNASQEIATLNDETRFLSINARIEAARAGGRIGAAFGVVAQAIQDLSGKTTTVARTLSERTGAALNELARISTCLGTKMQGEKLTSIADHIIDVIDRNLYERTCDCRWWAADESLVNAFGQSSQQGFTHASRRLGVILDSYTVYIDLVLCDLSGQVVAHGRPAQFCSQGMICRQSPWFRRAIETRDATEFAFESVHHSHLVSNRKVLVYAGVVREGGQLNGKPLGVLGALFDWESLGQKLVEDLPLDHDEMQRTRCLLIDQNDMILADSKRQSVGEPLNLLAGGEFLSRSRGFQEFMIDGERTLLAFSTSRGFETYATGWKCVIMHRLDDLA is encoded by the coding sequence ATGTACACAAGCCTTGCCTCATCAACGCAGTTCCAGACAACCACGCTGGAAGATTTATCGAGTGATTCTCCAGCCAACGAGATTTCCAGCCCCAGCCGTATTGCCGAACTGGCACAAGAAATTCTTGGGCATCTGGGAAACGCATCGCAAGAAATCGCCACTCTGAATGATGAAACAAGGTTTTTATCGATCAATGCCCGAATTGAAGCCGCTCGTGCGGGGGGCCGCATTGGGGCTGCATTTGGAGTTGTGGCCCAGGCGATTCAAGACCTTTCTGGCAAAACCACGACCGTGGCCCGTACTCTTTCAGAACGCACGGGGGCCGCACTGAATGAACTGGCACGCATCAGTACTTGCCTGGGCACGAAAATGCAGGGCGAAAAACTGACCAGCATTGCCGACCATATTATTGATGTGATCGACCGCAATTTGTACGAGCGGACTTGCGATTGCCGCTGGTGGGCCGCTGATGAGAGTCTCGTCAATGCCTTCGGTCAGTCTTCGCAGCAGGGGTTTACCCATGCCAGTCGGCGACTGGGGGTGATTCTTGACTCCTACACAGTCTACATTGATCTGGTTCTGTGTGATCTTTCTGGACAAGTCGTTGCCCATGGTCGGCCTGCCCAGTTCTGTTCCCAGGGGATGATCTGCAGGCAATCACCCTGGTTCCGACGAGCCATAGAAACACGGGATGCCACTGAATTTGCCTTTGAATCTGTACATCATTCCCATCTGGTATCGAACAGGAAAGTTCTGGTTTATGCCGGGGTTGTGAGAGAAGGCGGCCAATTGAATGGTAAACCTCTTGGCGTGCTTGGTGCCCTGTTTGATTGGGAGTCGCTGGGCCAGAAACTCGTCGAGGACCTGCCTCTGGATCATGATGAGATGCAAAGAACCCGCTGCCTGCTGATTGACCAGAACGACATGATTCTGGCAGATTCCAAGAGGCAGTCAGTCGGTGAACCCCTGAATTTGTTGGCCGGTGGGGAATTCCTCAGTCGATCGCGCGGCTTCCAGGAATTCATGATCGATGGCGAACGGACGCTACTGGCCTTCTCCACATCACGTGGTTTCGAAACCTACGCCACGGGATGGAAATGCGTCATCATGCACCGCCTGGATGACCTCGCCTAA
- the xerC gene encoding tyrosine recombinase XerC has translation MHVAEDRFLRYLQIERNASELTLKSYAEDFGSLHDYLTQRVGHITEPGQLGISELRGYVSYLNECGYAKTTIARRLASLRSFFRFCQREQLVEGNPAKALRTPRVGRKLPKFLTTEQIVKLLEAPPANEVDGLRDRAILETFYSAGLRVAELVGLNLDDWDQDAQILHVFGKGKKERIAPLGKHATKALDNWVAVRKPEEAAPPQLKNALFLNRFGTRLTTRSVGRMLEKYIQLTGLDQLISPHTLRHTFATHLLDGGADLRSVQEMLGHKSLTTTQIYTHVSTQRLKDTYQQAHPHAKVQD, from the coding sequence ATGCATGTGGCTGAAGACCGATTTCTGCGGTACCTGCAGATCGAACGAAATGCTTCTGAGCTGACATTGAAATCGTATGCAGAAGATTTCGGCAGTCTGCATGATTATCTTACCCAACGGGTGGGCCACATCACAGAACCTGGACAGTTGGGAATCTCTGAGCTGCGAGGGTATGTCTCTTACCTGAACGAGTGCGGTTATGCCAAAACGACAATTGCACGAAGGTTGGCTTCGCTCAGATCGTTCTTCCGCTTTTGCCAGCGTGAGCAGTTAGTCGAAGGAAATCCCGCCAAAGCTCTGCGTACACCTCGAGTGGGCCGCAAGTTGCCCAAGTTTTTGACAACCGAGCAGATTGTCAAACTCCTCGAAGCGCCGCCGGCCAATGAGGTTGATGGGCTGCGAGATCGCGCTATTCTGGAAACCTTCTATTCAGCCGGCCTTCGCGTGGCAGAACTCGTCGGCTTGAATCTCGACGACTGGGATCAGGATGCCCAGATTCTCCATGTGTTTGGTAAGGGCAAAAAGGAACGGATTGCACCTTTAGGTAAGCATGCGACAAAAGCGCTCGATAACTGGGTGGCTGTCCGCAAACCAGAAGAGGCTGCTCCCCCACAATTGAAAAATGCTCTCTTTCTCAATCGGTTTGGAACCAGACTCACGACGCGCAGTGTGGGCCGGATGCTCGAGAAGTATATTCAATTGACCGGACTTGATCAGTTGATTTCACCTCATACACTCCGACATACCTTTGCCACACATCTCCTCGACGGTGGTGCCGATCTGAGATCGGTTCAGGAGATGCTGGGCCATAAAAGTCTGACAACCACGCAGATTTACACCCATGTGAGCACTCAACGTTTGAAGGATACCTATCAGCAGGCACATCCTCACGCCAAAGTTCAGGACTGA
- a CDS encoding S1C family serine protease yields MKVRVTCQSCFQPFMVAEEKLGKKVRCSQCNEVTIASASGRSSGKSSGGNGVPVPVVVGGGVVLVVVAAVAVLALRANPVPVNPAPAAVVSTPAPATAGSAVPIVASSGGTSPVAVTTTPASASTSTGGTPAVTTPVAETTTMASGSTTPPAHTQSAPAATSPTPMPAPAGEAGSGGNAAVADAAPSSAATGGSPANGGSPANGGSAEKSAVASTSGTPAATGSAGGDASTDAKAKIRKSDFDLPSTNKLELPELIKRVEPSVVVITTSGKDGGGQGSGFVIDKEGTVVTNVHVIQGASKATVRLADGTKGEVTSVKLLIPTKDIAIVTVNLPIDKLHPLPVSKLIPDKGISTAAFGAPIGLSFTASEGIISSIRKADELDSSTKTEGMWLQTTSPISPGNSGGPLVDMFGSVVGMNTMQYSVGQNLNFAISSKDIYEAMDAAPEKGKPLDAVPELQEKPSIAQQRLAAKNEIGTTRGARLFANVTEIFPINMARYRAVILDPTGNIWGRIVQRSESIIEKCGIDLSFVDDPSDDASVMLVHLDLRRSRKGGTNSGTQELFVRAELIVFDQEAERRVDKLNVVWKNEMSLGTISAQALATGNFPRGANENLTKFFATFQTAYQKAQRDAKKAEEEKPGAKSDEKSGEKSGEKSSGDDKSSAETKPEVKQDS; encoded by the coding sequence ATGAAAGTCCGTGTGACCTGTCAGTCATGTTTTCAACCCTTTATGGTGGCTGAAGAAAAACTGGGAAAGAAGGTTCGCTGCTCGCAATGCAATGAAGTGACAATTGCGAGTGCCAGCGGTCGTTCAAGTGGGAAATCGTCGGGAGGTAACGGCGTTCCGGTTCCTGTCGTGGTCGGTGGCGGTGTCGTGCTGGTGGTCGTGGCTGCCGTTGCTGTGCTGGCACTTCGCGCCAATCCAGTTCCAGTGAATCCTGCACCAGCAGCCGTTGTTTCGACACCCGCTCCGGCAACGGCTGGATCCGCTGTGCCGATTGTCGCTTCATCAGGGGGAACTTCTCCAGTCGCTGTGACAACGACTCCCGCAAGTGCATCAACCTCCACCGGGGGCACTCCCGCAGTCACAACTCCTGTGGCCGAAACGACCACCATGGCGAGTGGCTCCACGACTCCGCCGGCTCACACACAGTCTGCTCCTGCAGCCACTTCACCCACACCGATGCCGGCCCCAGCCGGTGAAGCGGGGTCCGGAGGTAACGCGGCAGTGGCAGATGCGGCTCCAAGTAGTGCCGCCACTGGGGGTAGTCCCGCCAATGGGGGTAGTCCCGCCAATGGGGGAAGTGCTGAAAAATCGGCAGTCGCCTCGACCTCGGGGACACCTGCGGCAACTGGCAGCGCTGGAGGAGATGCCTCGACAGATGCGAAAGCCAAGATTCGCAAGTCGGATTTTGATTTACCATCGACGAACAAACTGGAGCTTCCCGAACTCATTAAACGAGTCGAGCCCTCTGTGGTTGTGATTACCACCAGTGGCAAGGATGGTGGAGGTCAGGGGAGTGGTTTCGTCATCGATAAAGAAGGGACTGTGGTGACCAACGTCCATGTGATTCAGGGGGCCAGTAAGGCCACGGTTCGCCTGGCCGATGGAACCAAAGGAGAAGTCACCAGTGTCAAGCTGTTGATTCCCACGAAAGACATTGCCATTGTGACCGTCAATCTGCCCATCGATAAGCTCCATCCGCTGCCAGTCAGTAAATTGATCCCTGATAAAGGGATTTCAACGGCGGCCTTTGGTGCGCCGATTGGTCTTTCGTTTACTGCTTCTGAGGGGATTATCAGCAGTATTCGTAAAGCGGATGAACTTGATTCCAGCACGAAAACTGAAGGGATGTGGCTCCAGACGACTTCGCCGATCTCTCCAGGAAATAGCGGCGGCCCGCTGGTCGATATGTTTGGCAGTGTGGTCGGGATGAATACGATGCAGTATTCCGTCGGTCAAAACCTGAACTTCGCCATCTCATCCAAAGACATTTACGAGGCCATGGATGCAGCACCTGAAAAGGGTAAGCCTCTCGATGCCGTGCCCGAACTCCAGGAAAAGCCGTCGATTGCTCAGCAGCGTCTGGCTGCGAAGAATGAGATTGGCACAACTCGTGGTGCCAGGCTCTTTGCGAACGTGACGGAAATCTTCCCCATCAATATGGCTCGCTACCGGGCTGTGATCCTCGATCCGACGGGAAACATCTGGGGTCGAATTGTTCAAAGATCAGAATCAATTATTGAGAAGTGCGGCATTGATCTTTCGTTCGTCGATGATCCGTCAGACGATGCCTCGGTCATGCTCGTGCATCTCGATTTAAGGCGTTCTCGCAAAGGGGGAACAAATTCCGGGACACAAGAATTGTTTGTGCGGGCCGAGTTGATCGTGTTCGACCAGGAAGCTGAACGCCGGGTGGATAAGCTCAACGTCGTGTGGAAAAACGAAATGTCTTTGGGAACGATCAGTGCCCAGGCACTAGCGACAGGCAACTTCCCGCGTGGGGCGAATGAAAACCTCACGAAGTTCTTCGCGACATTCCAGACGGCTTATCAGAAAGCTCAGAGAGATGCCAAGAAAGCTGAAGAGGAAAAGCCCGGAGCAAAGTCAGATGAAAAATCGGGTGAGAAATCAGGGGAGAAATCGTCCGGTGACGACAAGTCATCTGCAGAAACAAAGCCCGAAGTGAAACAGGATTCTTGA
- a CDS encoding Gfo/Idh/MocA family protein — protein MDTTNGSLNRKLRMALVGGGSGSFIGRVHATAAVLDNRAALVAGALSSDPVRAKSSAAGYDIPLDRAYASYQELIDSELAKPATERIDFLTIATPNHMHFPVAKAAVEAGFNVVCDKPMTFDLAQAEELQKLVEKSGVVFAVTHNYTGYPLVRQAREMVQNGELGEIQCIRSNYIQGWLRTRLESSDQKQAAWRTDPTRSGAAGCFGDIGTHAYNLGRYISGLLPKQISCHLRTFETGRALDDYGHAVIQFENGALGTVTASQVTHGRENDVTIEVDGTKGAIQWRQENPNELIVRRNGSAHQIYTRDPNAPYFLPLAKSSCRLPSGHPEAFFEAFANIYRAAFDAMILRIEGKSFETKNTIYPNVYDGVEGMYFIQQSVASSRENGAWLPLQHQAARK, from the coding sequence ATGGACACCACGAATGGCAGCTTGAATCGTAAACTCCGGATGGCCCTGGTGGGCGGGGGTTCGGGATCATTTATCGGTCGTGTGCATGCAACGGCTGCTGTCCTCGACAATCGGGCTGCTCTCGTAGCAGGAGCATTGTCTTCAGACCCTGTCCGGGCAAAGTCTTCGGCAGCCGGTTATGACATTCCACTGGATCGGGCTTATGCATCCTATCAGGAATTAATCGACAGTGAATTGGCCAAACCAGCCACTGAACGCATTGACTTCCTGACGATTGCGACACCGAATCACATGCACTTTCCAGTCGCCAAGGCGGCTGTCGAAGCGGGCTTTAATGTGGTCTGCGACAAGCCGATGACATTTGACCTGGCTCAGGCCGAAGAGTTACAGAAGCTTGTGGAAAAGTCGGGTGTTGTCTTTGCTGTAACCCATAATTACACGGGGTATCCGCTGGTGCGGCAGGCCCGCGAAATGGTGCAGAATGGTGAGTTGGGCGAGATTCAGTGTATTCGCTCCAACTACATTCAGGGCTGGTTGCGAACCCGGCTGGAATCTTCCGATCAGAAGCAGGCCGCTTGGCGGACTGACCCCACTCGATCCGGGGCTGCTGGCTGTTTTGGTGATATCGGTACTCATGCCTATAACCTGGGTCGATATATTTCGGGATTATTGCCCAAGCAGATTTCCTGCCACCTGAGAACCTTCGAAACAGGGCGCGCTCTGGACGATTACGGTCACGCGGTGATTCAGTTTGAAAACGGTGCTCTGGGGACAGTCACAGCCAGTCAAGTGACCCATGGACGGGAAAATGATGTGACGATTGAAGTTGACGGAACCAAAGGTGCGATTCAGTGGCGGCAGGAAAATCCCAATGAATTGATTGTCCGTCGCAACGGGTCGGCACACCAGATCTATACCCGTGATCCGAATGCTCCATATTTCCTGCCCTTGGCAAAGTCCTCCTGCCGACTCCCCAGTGGTCATCCCGAAGCCTTTTTCGAGGCTTTTGCCAATATCTATCGTGCGGCATTCGATGCCATGATTCTGCGAATCGAAGGCAAATCTTTTGAGACGAAAAACACGATCTACCCGAACGTCTACGACGGGGTCGAAGGGATGTATTTCATTCAGCAAAGTGTGGCCAGCAGCCGGGAAAATGGTGCGTGGCTACCTTTGCAGCATCAGGCTGCCCGTAAGTAA
- a CDS encoding THUMP-like domain-containing protein, with the protein MNFTADEQIEWERWRRLKELPQIFQRLAEIEGPEFRRQELLRREYPAELVTLAMLVADLRQRAQGRFEFASRLWFDRKSLEQTTTEAIAKHKARRFPVGETVVDLCSGAGGDAIALAARGPIVAVDSNPLQLVRLQWNAEVYGVDQKIKFQQGLAETIDITNKWVHIDPDRRPDLLSKGLSGRIQRIEDLAPPFEVLQNIMQQSRGGAVKLSPASNFGGKFPDAEIELISLSGECKEATVWFGELAGEAPFRATILPEGASLAGHPLSVMTRVEPPGRYIFDPDPAVVRSGLVDVMADQLELWRLDDAEEYLTGSEPTLSPFVQTFEIEQIVSGNERELKAAIRERGYRELEIKCRHIRVDANQLRKKLPLGNGPPGVLFVARIAGKTSHVLARRLSYRSQSAVSKV; encoded by the coding sequence TTGAATTTCACGGCTGATGAACAGATCGAGTGGGAACGCTGGCGGCGGCTGAAAGAATTGCCCCAGATTTTTCAGCGCCTGGCTGAAATCGAAGGGCCAGAGTTTCGACGTCAGGAACTTTTGCGGAGAGAGTACCCCGCCGAACTGGTGACGTTAGCCATGCTGGTGGCTGATCTGCGGCAACGGGCTCAGGGACGATTTGAATTTGCCTCCAGGCTCTGGTTTGACCGGAAATCGCTCGAACAAACCACAACGGAAGCGATTGCCAAGCATAAAGCCAGGCGATTTCCTGTGGGCGAAACAGTGGTTGATTTATGCAGTGGAGCCGGTGGAGATGCGATCGCCTTGGCAGCACGTGGCCCCATTGTGGCTGTCGATTCCAATCCTCTCCAGCTGGTTCGACTCCAGTGGAATGCAGAGGTCTATGGCGTCGACCAAAAGATCAAATTTCAGCAGGGCCTGGCCGAGACCATCGACATCACGAACAAGTGGGTTCACATTGACCCGGACCGTCGGCCTGATCTGTTGTCAAAAGGTCTCAGTGGACGAATTCAGCGAATTGAGGATCTCGCACCACCATTCGAAGTATTGCAGAACATCATGCAGCAATCGCGTGGAGGTGCCGTCAAGCTTTCACCGGCCAGCAACTTTGGTGGTAAGTTTCCCGATGCCGAAATTGAACTGATCAGCCTGAGTGGAGAATGCAAAGAAGCTACGGTCTGGTTTGGGGAGTTAGCCGGAGAAGCCCCTTTTCGTGCGACCATATTGCCCGAAGGTGCCAGCCTCGCCGGTCACCCGTTAAGTGTGATGACTCGGGTCGAACCACCAGGACGTTACATCTTTGATCCGGATCCGGCCGTCGTGCGATCTGGATTAGTCGATGTGATGGCAGATCAGTTGGAGCTGTGGCGATTGGATGACGCCGAAGAGTATCTGACGGGATCTGAGCCCACGCTGAGCCCGTTTGTACAAACGTTTGAAATTGAACAGATCGTGAGCGGAAACGAGCGAGAATTGAAAGCGGCTATTCGAGAGCGTGGTTATCGCGAACTGGAGATTAAGTGCCGCCACATTCGCGTGGATGCCAATCAACTGCGGAAGAAGCTCCCTTTGGGGAATGGGCCTCCCGGTGTTCTCTTCGTCGCTCGCATTGCCGGGAAGACCAGCCATGTTCTGGCGCGTCGCTTAAGTTATCGCAGCCAGTCTGCTGTCTCGAAGGTCTAG
- a CDS encoding energy-coupling factor ABC transporter permease, producing the protein MHVPDGVLSPVLCLSTAPLASAAVAFSLWNWRKELLRQPTATPSILQAAGVGCAIFTMQMCNFAIPGQGFSGHLMGGALATILLGPWAACVTMAVILTIQASLFGDGGLSALGINIFNMGVIPSAITAFLLQKLPASATGSLVLRALTWFSVSALSVIAAVLALGVQLALGATATINGTQTALLLLQTHVPIAFVEGFITTLLAAIVLPYEATVRVRILFVLTMCILPMTPAASILPDGLEATGEIAGFLASAQTWETWLPDYTIPGLVTPYWSTILAGLVGLAATASALLLLAEMIVIGQKSTRQPLES; encoded by the coding sequence ATGCATGTTCCAGATGGTGTTCTTTCTCCTGTGCTGTGCCTGAGCACTGCTCCCCTCGCGAGTGCGGCGGTCGCCTTCAGTTTATGGAACTGGCGGAAAGAACTTCTCCGTCAACCAACAGCGACTCCGTCTATCCTGCAGGCAGCAGGTGTGGGATGTGCGATTTTTACCATGCAGATGTGCAACTTCGCGATCCCTGGTCAGGGTTTTTCCGGCCATCTGATGGGCGGAGCCCTGGCGACGATTCTTTTGGGTCCCTGGGCGGCCTGTGTGACCATGGCCGTCATTCTGACGATTCAGGCCAGCCTCTTTGGAGATGGCGGACTTTCGGCTCTGGGGATCAACATTTTCAACATGGGAGTGATCCCTTCGGCAATCACAGCCTTTCTTTTGCAGAAACTACCGGCATCCGCCACAGGTTCGTTGGTTCTGCGTGCTTTGACCTGGTTTTCGGTCTCTGCCCTCAGTGTGATAGCAGCGGTCCTGGCACTGGGTGTGCAACTGGCTCTGGGTGCGACAGCCACGATCAACGGGACACAGACTGCTCTTCTGCTCTTACAGACTCATGTCCCCATTGCTTTTGTTGAAGGATTTATCACAACCTTACTGGCTGCCATCGTGCTGCCCTATGAGGCCACAGTTCGAGTCCGCATTCTGTTTGTGCTGACTATGTGCATCCTGCCGATGACTCCTGCAGCTTCGATTCTGCCCGATGGTCTTGAAGCCACCGGCGAAATTGCCGGTTTTCTCGCAAGTGCACAGACATGGGAAACATGGCTGCCGGACTACACCATACCGGGGTTGGTGACTCCCTACTGGTCAACAATACTGGCAGGTCTGGTGGGTCTTGCGGCCACAGCATCTGCCCTGCTCCTCCTGGCGGAAATGATTGTGATCGGCCAAAAATCAACTCGTCAGCCGCTGGAGTCTTGA